The DNA window GGATGTTGAGGAGCTTTGCGAAAGCTACCGTCTTCTGTTCGGCTTTCCTGAGGTCGGCTGAATTTCTTTTTCTTACACCCATTTTATTGTAATTCTTTTCTTTTTTACAAATGAATTAGTTATATCAGGGCCCAAATTATTTCTTGCGGTTACCGGAGTGACCACGGAAGGTACGTGTGGGAGCGAACTCACCGAGCTTGTGGCCGACCATGTTTTCAGTAACGTAGACAGGGATAAATTTGTTACCGTTGTGAACTGCGAAAGTATGACCTACAAATTCGGGGGCGATCATTGATGCACGGCTCCATGTTTTGATAACCGACTTCTTACCGCTCTCTTCCATTGCAGCGACCTTCTTTTCGAGCTTCACGCTGATAAACGGGCCTTTTTTTAATGAACGACTCATGATAAGTGTTGCTAATTTAAATCAGATTACTTTTTTCTTCTTTCAATGATGTACTTCGAAGAATGTTTCTTCGGGGCACGAGTCTTAAGACCCTTAGCGTAAAGACCCTTGCGAGAGCGGGGATGACCACCTGAAGCGCGGCCTTCACCACCACCCATCGGGTGATCGACAGGGTTCATAACAACGCCACGGTTGCGGGGACGACGGCCGAGCCAGCGTGAACGGCCGGCTTTACCGGAGCGTTCGAGCGAGTGCTCTGAATTGCCGACAACACCGATAGTGGCGCGACATGCGGCGAGGATCTTGCGGGTTTCACCCGAAGGTAATTTGACGATGGCGTAGGTGCCTTCACGAGATACGAGCTGGGCGAAAGTGCCTGCCGAACGAGCCATGAAAGCGCCTTGGCCGGGACGCAACTCAATGTTGTGGATGAGCGTACCTACAGGAATGTTTGCCAGCGGGAGGCAGTTTCCTACTTCCGGCTGAGCCTCGGGTCCTGAAAGGAGTTCATCACCAACCTTTAAGCCGTTGGGTGCAATGATGTAAGCTTTAGCACCGTCTTTGTAGTAAAGGAGGGCGATACGGGCCGAACGGTTAGGATCGTACTCGATGCTCTTCACTACTGCGGGAACACCGTCTTTTGTTCTCTTAAAGTCAATGATGCGGTATTTGCGCTTGTGGCCACCACCAAGGTAGCGGGTGGTGAGATGGCCTTCGGAGTTACGTCCTCCGGAGGCCTTTTTGCCGACTGTAAGAGATTTTTCCGGTGTAGTAGCAGTGATGGTACCTTTAAATACACCGATAACTTTGTGTCTCTGCCCAGGTGTTGTGGGCTTGAATTTTCTTACTGCCATTTTTATATTTAGATATTGCTATAGAAGTCAATATTCTGTCCTTCTGCAACAGTAACAAGCGCTTTCTTCCAAGCGGCAGTCTTGCCACGGAGCAGACCGCTCTTGGTCCAGCGAGACTTGTTCTTGCTGCGGACATTGATGGTGTTTACGCGAACCACATTAACGCCGTAGAGCTTCTCGACGAGGGCCTTGATCTGATATTTGTTAGCCTCAGGAGAAACGGCGAAGGTGTAGCGGTTAAGCTTCTCGATGAGATTGCTTGCCTTCTCTGTTACGATGGGTTTGATTGAGATTTCCATTGTCAAAGTTGTTTTCTCTGGTGAGGTTAGATTTTATTAATGAAATCAAGGCTGCTCTCGGTTACGATAACAGCGTTGGAATTCATGAGCGCGTAAGTATTGATATCCGATACGACCATAGTCTGGGCATAGGGGATATTACGTGCTGACAAAGTTACGTTTTTATTTTGACCCGGTAAAACGAGAAGGATTTTTTTGCCGTCAACTTTAAGATTTTTAGCAAAATTTACGAAATCTTTAGTCTTCGGTGCCTCGAAGTTGAAGTCTTCAACCACGATGAGCTGTGAATCCTGCACCTTGTAGGTCAACGCACTTTTGCGAGCGAGCTGTTTCACTTTCTTATTCAACTTGAAGCGATAGTCACGGGGACGGGGACCGAACACGCGGCCACCACCAACGAGGACGGGCGAGTTGATGTCACCGATACGGCTGCCGCCGCCGCCCTTCTGCTTGTGGAGCTTGCGGGTAGATCCCGAAACTTCGCTGCGTTCCTTGGATTTGTGAGTACCCTGACGCTTGTTGGCGAGATACTGCTTCACATCGAGATAAACGGCGTGCTCGTTTGCATCTACTGCAAAAACTTCGTCGCTGAGCTGAGCTTTGCGACCGGTGTCTTCACCTTTGATATTGTAAATTGCGACTTCCATTATTTCTCAATTAAAACGATTGAACCTTTACTTCCGGGGATTGAGCCCTTGATGAGGAGCAGATTGTGTTCTGCGATCACTTTGAGCACCTGGAGGTTTTGAATTGTCACTTTCTCGTTGCCCATCTGGCCTGCCATACGCATGCCTTTGAACACCTTTGCGGGATATGAGCAGGCGCCGACCGAACCGGGAGCGCGAAGGCGGTTGTGCTGACCGTGAGTGCTCTGGCCTACGCCACCGAAACCGTGACGCTTAACCACACCCTGGAAACCTTTACCCTTCGATGTTCCCTGGATATCGACGAAGTCATTCTCGTTGAAGAGGTCAACGGTGATGGTGTCACCGAGATTGTACTCGCCGTCAAATCCTTTGAACTCGGCCAAGTGGCGCTGGGGAGCTACTCCGGCTTTCTTGAAGTGACCGGCCATAGGGGCGGTGGTGTGCTTGTCTTTTTTCTCTACAAAGCCAAGCTGCACGGCCTCATAACCGTCTTTGTCAGCCGTCTTAATCTGAGTAACTACGCAGGGGCCTACTTCGATAACAGTGCACGGCACATTCTTGCCGTCGGCACTGAAAACGGATGTCATTCCGATTTTCTTTCCTAATAATCCTGGCATTTCTCTTTGATTTAAAATGTGAACTGTTGTGGGAGTTTGTTGTGATTTTTACTTAATCTTTCCGGTTGTTCCGAGGCGATTACACCTTGATTTCCACTTCGACACCTGAGGGAAGTTCGAGCTTCATGAGAGCGTCGACGGTCTTGCCGGTTGAATTGTGGATATCGATGAGACGCTTGTAAGACGAAAGCTGGAACTGCTCACGTGACTTCTTGTTGACAAAAGTCGAGCGGTTGACGGTGAAGACACGGCGGTGTGTGGGCAGGGGTATAGGCCCGCTGATCACAGCGCCGGTTGCTTTTACGGTCTTCACAATCTTCTCGGCCGACTTGTCAACCAAGTTGTAATCATAAGATTTAAGTTTGATTCTGATTGTTTGGTCCATATCTTTGTTGAATGAAAGTGTTTGTCTTACTTGATGAGGTCAACACGGCCCTGACATTCGGTGAGCACGTTCTTTGCAATCGAGCTGCTTACCTCTGCATAGTGGCTGAATGTCATGGTTGATGTCGCACGGCCTGATGTGATTGTACGGAGTGCAGTCACATAGCCGAACATTTCGGCGAGAGGAGCCTTAGCTTTCACGATACGTGCGCCAGAACGGCTGGTTTCCATGCCTTCCACCTGACCACGACGCTTGTTGAGGTCACCAATAACGTCACCCATGCTCTCTTCGGGAGTAACGACTTCTACCTTGAAGATAGGTTCGAGAAGCACAGGGCCTGCCTTTTCAGAAGCCTTCTTGAAAGCCTGGATAGCACAAAGCTCAAATGAAAGCTGATCCGAGTCAACCGGGTGGAATGAACCGTCGATTACGGTCACCTTGAGCTGATCTACGGGGAAGCCTGCGAGCACACCGTTCTTCATCGCTGCTGTGAAGCCCTTCTGGATAGAGGGAATGAATTCCTTGGGAATGTTACCGCCCTTGACTTCATCAACGAACTGGAGACTGCCTTCGAAGCCTTCGTCAACCGGCTCAACGCGAACGATGATGTCGGCGAACTTACCACGACCACCGGTCTGCTTCTTGAATACTTCGCGAAGTTCAACGGGCTTGGTGATTGCTTCCTTATATGTTACCTGAGGACGGCCTTGGTTACATTCGACCTTGAATTCACGACGGAGACGGTCGATGATGATATCGAGGTGAAGCTCACCCATACCAGAGATGACTGTCTGACCGGTCTCTTCGTTAGTCTCGACACGGAATGTGGGATCTTCCTCAGCGAGCTTCTGCAGACCGACACCGAGCTTGTCGAGGTCCTTCTGTGTCTTAGGCTCTACTGCGATACCGATAACGGGATCGGGGAATTCCATTGCTTCGAGAACGATAGGATGGTTTTCGTCGCAGAGAGTGTCACCGGTGCGGATATCCTTGAAACCTACGCCTGCGCCTATATCGCCACAGTCGATTGAATCCTTGGCATTCTGCTTGTTCGAGTGCATCTGAAACAGACGGCTGACACGCTCTTTCTTGCCTGAACGGCTGTTGAGCACGTAGCTGCCGGCCACAACATCGCCTGAGTAGACACGGAAGAATGTAAGACGGCCTACATAGGGGTCAGTAGCAATCTTGAATGCGAGGGCACACATCGGTGCGTCAGAAGAAGGCTCACGGGTCTCAACCTGATCGGGATCTTCGGGATTTGTTCCTTCTACAGCGCCTGAGTCAACCGGACTGGGAAGATAAGCACATACAGAGTCAAGGAGACACTGAACACCCTTGTTCTTGAACGAAGAACCGCAAATCATGGGGACAACCTCCATCTTGAGGGTAGCGTTGCGGAGTGCACGACGGATTTCATCCTCAGTGATGGTAGAGGGATCATCGAAATACTTCTCCATGAGAGCATCGTCGAACTCGGCAATCTTCTCAAGCATCTTGTCGCGCCATTCTTCAGCTTCTGCAACAAGCCCTGCGGGGATCTCTTCGACAGAGTAGTCGGCACCCATTGATTCATCGTGCCAGAAAATGGCCTTCATCTGGATAAGGTCGACAACACCCTTGAATGTCTCCTCAGCTCCGATAGGAATCTGGATAGGACAGGGATTTGCGCCAAGGACATCCTTGAGCTGGCGTACCACCTCAAAGAAGTTCGCACCCGAACGGTCCATCTTGTTGACATAACCGATACGGGGTACATTATATTTGTCAGCCTGACGCCATACGGTCTCAGACTGAGGCTCAACACCACCTACAGCACAGAATGTAGCGACAGCGCCGTCAAGCACACGGAGCGAACGTTCAACTTCGACAGTGAAGTCAACGTGTCCCGGAGTGTCAATAAGGTTGATCTTGAACTGTTCTCCTGCATACTTCCAGAAAGTAGTGGTAGCGGCAGAAGTGATTGTGATACCACGTTCCTGTTCCTGCTCCATCCAGTCCATGGTGGCAGCGCCATCATGCACCTCACCGATCTTGTGGGTAAGACCGGTATAGAAGAGGATACGTTCTGAAGTGGTTGTCTTACCGGCATCGATGTGAGCCATGATACCGATATTACGGGTATATTTTAAATGTGCGTCTGATTTAGCCATTTTTGTTTTGTGAATCTAAATGTCCAATGAAAAATTTATTTCTGATTCAAACTTCGGCTTAGAAACGGAAGTGTGCGAAGGCGCGGTTAGCCTCGGCCATCTTGTGCATATCTTCCTTACGCTTGTAAGCACCGCCCTGATCATTGAATGCGTCTACGATTTCGGCAGCCAGCTTGTCAGCCATAGTCTTGCCGCCACGTTTGCGTGCGTAGAGGATAAGGTTTTTCATCGAGATAGACTCCTTACGGTCGGGACGGATTTCGGTAGGCACCTGGAAAGTTGCACCGCCCACGCGACGTGATTTCACCTCCACTTGGGGAGTGACATTTTCGAGAGCTTTTTTCCAGATCTCAAGCGCGGTCTTCTCTTCGTTGGGAAGTTTTGCCTTCACGAGTTCGAGAGCAGAATAGAAGATGGTGTATGAAGTGTTCTTCTTGCCGTCATACATGAGGTGGTTAACGAACTTCGATACTCTCACGTCATTAAACACGGGATCGGGGAGAATCACCCGTTTCTTTGGTTTTGCTTTTCTCATTTTTTGAGCAAATGTTTTGTTTTTGGTTGCTTGGTTGCTGCATCTTTAATCTTCAACGGCCGCCCCTCCGGGCGCCATTTACTCAACCTTTGATGTTTTAGCCTTCCAATCAAATCAAAAACGAGGGGTTAACGACTCTGTTTTTAATTTAATTAATTGATTTTCAGAAAAGGAGTGCGAAAGAATTATTTCTTAGCAGCCTTGGGGCGCTTTGCTCCGTACTTGCTGCGACGCTGGGTGCGGTCCTTAACGCCACTTGTATCGAGCGTACCGCGGACAATGTGGTAGCGCACACCGGGGAGGTCCTTCACACGACCACCGCGAACGAGTACGATTGAGTGTTCCTGAAGATTGTGGCCTTCACCGGGGATATAGCTATTGACTTCCTTGCCGTTGGTGAGGCGCACACGAGCCACCTTACGCATAGCCGAGTTAGGCTTTTTGGGGGTGGTGGTGTACACACGCACACAAACGCCACGACGCTGCGGGCAAGAGTCAAGTGCGGGTGATTTGCTCTTATCTTCAAGAGCCACGCGTCCTTTTCTTACTAATTGCTGAATAGTAGGCATCTTAGTTTATTTTGGTTTATTAATTAGTGATTAGAAGTGTTTTCTTTTCTGATTCATATATCCATCCATACTTATCCCATTGACTCACAAAGAGTTAATGATGACATAAAGACGGATTGCTCCTAAAAGCGTTGCAAAATTACAACTTATTTTCCTAACTGCCAAACATTTCCGCTTTTTTTCTCATCAACTTCTTTTCGATTGTTGTTTTTACGAAAAAACCGGTTGCAAAAGTGGAATGTGTTATGACAAACAACGTTTTTTGAAAGATATTTAAGTCAGAAACACTCAAAATTTCCTGCGCATGTGATGTTTTTACTTAAATATACACTAATTTTGCACTTTAAAACAAGAATCACAATATTTTTCGCATAATTTCATCTCAACAGACTATAATGGAAAAGAAATTCAAGCGCACCCTTATCACCACTGCCCTACCCTACGCCAACGGGCCTGTCCATATCGGACACCTTGCAGGAGTCTATGTCCCGGCCGACATATATGCACGCTACCTCCGCCTCCGCGGCGAGGACGTGGTCATGGTAGGCGGCAGCGACGAGCACGGCGTGCCCATCACACTGCGTGCACGCAAGGAGGGCATCACCCCGCAAGAGGTAGTCGACCGCTACCACACCATAATCAAGGACTCGCTTGAAGAGCTTGGTGTCAGCTTCGACATATATTCACGCACCACATCGAAACTCCATCATGAAACTGCTTCTGAATTCTTCCGCCACCTCTACGACAAGGGAGAGTTCACCGTCCAGACTGCGCTCCAGCCCTACGACGAGAAGACCGGCGAATTTCTTGCCGACCGTTATGTAGTCGGTACTTGCCCGCGCTGCCACAATGAAAACGCCTACGGCGACCAGTGTGAGGCATGCGGTTCGTCGCTCAATGTCACCGACCTCATCAACCCGCGCTCTGCCCTCACCGGCGAACCTGTGAAGATGCGCGATACCACCCACTGGTATCTCCCACTCAACAAATGGGAAGGCAAGCTCCGCGAGTGGATTCTCGAAGGCCACAAGGAGTGGAAGACAAATGTCTACGGCCAATGCAAGTCATGGCTTGACGCCGGACTCCAGCCACGCGCCGTCAGCCGCGACCTTAAATGGGGTGTGCCTGTTCCCGTGGAAGGAGCGGAAGGCAAGGTTCTCTACGTATGGTTTGACGCTCCGATCGGCTACATCTCCAACACAAAGGAACTCCTTCCCGACTCTTGGGAAAAATATTGGAAAGACCCCGAAAGCCGCATCATCAATTTCATCGGTAAAGACAACATCGTCTTCCACTGCATTGTCTTCCCCTCAATGCTCATGGCCTACGGCGACAACTTCCAGCTGCCCGACAACGTGCCGGCCAACGAATTCCTCAACCTTGAGGGCGACAAGATTTCGACATCACGCAACTGGGCTGTATGGCTTCACGAATATCTACGCGACTTCCCCGGGAAACAGGACGTACTCCGCTACGTGCTGACAGCAAACGCACCCGAGACAAAGGACAATGACTTTACTTGGGCTGACTTTCAGGCACGAAACAACAACGAACTTGTGGCCATTCTCGGCAACTTCGTGAACCGCGCCGTCGTGCTCACCCATAAATATTTCGGTGGAGTAGTTCCCGTACGCGGAGAAATGAGCGACACTGACAACGAAGTCTTCGCCGAGCTTAACCGCATAAAGGGCGCTCTTTCAGAGGCACTCGACACATTCCATTTCCGCGAAGCCT is part of the Duncaniella dubosii genome and encodes:
- the rpsS gene encoding 30S ribosomal protein S19; protein product: MSRSLKKGPFISVKLEKKVAAMEESGKKSVIKTWSRASMIAPEFVGHTFAVHNGNKFIPVYVTENMVGHKLGEFAPTRTFRGHSGNRKK
- the rplB gene encoding 50S ribosomal protein L2; the encoded protein is MAVRKFKPTTPGQRHKVIGVFKGTITATTPEKSLTVGKKASGGRNSEGHLTTRYLGGGHKRKYRIIDFKRTKDGVPAVVKSIEYDPNRSARIALLYYKDGAKAYIIAPNGLKVGDELLSGPEAQPEVGNCLPLANIPVGTLIHNIELRPGQGAFMARSAGTFAQLVSREGTYAIVKLPSGETRKILAACRATIGVVGNSEHSLERSGKAGRSRWLGRRPRNRGVVMNPVDHPMGGGEGRASGGHPRSRKGLYAKGLKTRAPKKHSSKYIIERRKK
- the rplW gene encoding 50S ribosomal protein L23, with amino-acid sequence MEISIKPIVTEKASNLIEKLNRYTFAVSPEANKYQIKALVEKLYGVNVVRVNTINVRSKNKSRWTKSGLLRGKTAAWKKALVTVAEGQNIDFYSNI
- the rplD gene encoding 50S ribosomal protein L4, whose translation is MEVAIYNIKGEDTGRKAQLSDEVFAVDANEHAVYLDVKQYLANKRQGTHKSKERSEVSGSTRKLHKQKGGGGSRIGDINSPVLVGGGRVFGPRPRDYRFKLNKKVKQLARKSALTYKVQDSQLIVVEDFNFEAPKTKDFVNFAKNLKVDGKKILLVLPGQNKNVTLSARNIPYAQTMVVSDINTYALMNSNAVIVTESSLDFINKI
- the rplC gene encoding 50S ribosomal protein L3: MPGLLGKKIGMTSVFSADGKNVPCTVIEVGPCVVTQIKTADKDGYEAVQLGFVEKKDKHTTAPMAGHFKKAGVAPQRHLAEFKGFDGEYNLGDTITVDLFNENDFVDIQGTSKGKGFQGVVKRHGFGGVGQSTHGQHNRLRAPGSVGACSYPAKVFKGMRMAGQMGNEKVTIQNLQVLKVIAEHNLLLIKGSIPGSKGSIVLIEK
- the rpsJ gene encoding 30S ribosomal protein S10: MDQTIRIKLKSYDYNLVDKSAEKIVKTVKATGAVISGPIPLPTHRRVFTVNRSTFVNKKSREQFQLSSYKRLIDIHNSTGKTVDALMKLELPSGVEVEIKV
- the fusA gene encoding elongation factor G; translation: MAKSDAHLKYTRNIGIMAHIDAGKTTTSERILFYTGLTHKIGEVHDGAATMDWMEQEQERGITITSAATTTFWKYAGEQFKINLIDTPGHVDFTVEVERSLRVLDGAVATFCAVGGVEPQSETVWRQADKYNVPRIGYVNKMDRSGANFFEVVRQLKDVLGANPCPIQIPIGAEETFKGVVDLIQMKAIFWHDESMGADYSVEEIPAGLVAEAEEWRDKMLEKIAEFDDALMEKYFDDPSTITEDEIRRALRNATLKMEVVPMICGSSFKNKGVQCLLDSVCAYLPSPVDSGAVEGTNPEDPDQVETREPSSDAPMCALAFKIATDPYVGRLTFFRVYSGDVVAGSYVLNSRSGKKERVSRLFQMHSNKQNAKDSIDCGDIGAGVGFKDIRTGDTLCDENHPIVLEAMEFPDPVIGIAVEPKTQKDLDKLGVGLQKLAEEDPTFRVETNEETGQTVISGMGELHLDIIIDRLRREFKVECNQGRPQVTYKEAITKPVELREVFKKQTGGRGKFADIIVRVEPVDEGFEGSLQFVDEVKGGNIPKEFIPSIQKGFTAAMKNGVLAGFPVDQLKVTVIDGSFHPVDSDQLSFELCAIQAFKKASEKAGPVLLEPIFKVEVVTPEESMGDVIGDLNKRRGQVEGMETSRSGARIVKAKAPLAEMFGYVTALRTITSGRATSTMTFSHYAEVSSSIAKNVLTECQGRVDLIK
- the rpsG gene encoding 30S ribosomal protein S7; the encoded protein is MRKAKPKKRVILPDPVFNDVRVSKFVNHLMYDGKKNTSYTIFYSALELVKAKLPNEEKTALEIWKKALENVTPQVEVKSRRVGGATFQVPTEIRPDRKESISMKNLILYARKRGGKTMADKLAAEIVDAFNDQGGAYKRKEDMHKMAEANRAFAHFRF
- the rpsL gene encoding 30S ribosomal protein S12, which gives rise to MPTIQQLVRKGRVALEDKSKSPALDSCPQRRGVCVRVYTTTPKKPNSAMRKVARVRLTNGKEVNSYIPGEGHNLQEHSIVLVRGGRVKDLPGVRYHIVRGTLDTSGVKDRTQRRSKYGAKRPKAAKK
- the metG gene encoding methionine--tRNA ligase, which translates into the protein MEKKFKRTLITTALPYANGPVHIGHLAGVYVPADIYARYLRLRGEDVVMVGGSDEHGVPITLRARKEGITPQEVVDRYHTIIKDSLEELGVSFDIYSRTTSKLHHETASEFFRHLYDKGEFTVQTALQPYDEKTGEFLADRYVVGTCPRCHNENAYGDQCEACGSSLNVTDLINPRSALTGEPVKMRDTTHWYLPLNKWEGKLREWILEGHKEWKTNVYGQCKSWLDAGLQPRAVSRDLKWGVPVPVEGAEGKVLYVWFDAPIGYISNTKELLPDSWEKYWKDPESRIINFIGKDNIVFHCIVFPSMLMAYGDNFQLPDNVPANEFLNLEGDKISTSRNWAVWLHEYLRDFPGKQDVLRYVLTANAPETKDNDFTWADFQARNNNELVAILGNFVNRAVVLTHKYFGGVVPVRGEMSDTDNEVFAELNRIKGALSEALDTFHFREALKQAMEIARLGNRYLQETEPWKLAKSDMTRTGTILNVALQLCANLAIAFEPFIPFSTGRLAKMLNIGKLSWDMLGQTELVAEGSEIAPAELLFDKIEDAEVQNQVQKLLDTKKANEIAAWKAQPQAETVEFDTFAACDLRVGTVVECEKVPKADKLLRFLIDDGLEKRTIVSGIAKFYKPEDLVGKQVCFIANLAPRKLKGIVSEGMILSAENSDGSIVLLSPSATVAPGAKIG